DNA from Lactobacillus johnsonii:
ATTGTCATCCCCGCTTACAAACTTACTTTGATCAATTTCTGGATGATTATCAGAAACTTCTTCAGGAGTTAAAACTTTGATATTATCCATTTCAATAGGAAGTTTATCAATTGCAATTACCAAAGGAGCTTCAGAAACTTCTTGAATCATCAATAAACGTTCGCTATTAGAATAACTAGCAATCGGAATGTAAGCATGTCCTGCTTTAACAGCACCAATAAAACTAGCAATCATTTCAAAGTCTTGACCACCCCAAATCATTACTGGAGCTTTTTCAGGAAGATCTAGTTCGTTGATCTTAGCTGCATATGCATCTGATCTAGCTTTTAGATCTCCATAAGTATTAGTTTCGCCAAGATAATCATAAGCGATCCGTTGTGGATCTTCAGTAGCAATTTGATCGATTGTCTTGATTACATCTTTAATCATTTAATGCGACCCTTTCAGTTCTAGAAATCTTTATAAATAAATTTTGCAGCCCCAATGCCACTATATGAGTACAAGTAAACTAGCACTACAAGCACTGCAAAGTAAAAGAGAGTTTTGGCAATAAACAAACCTATCTCTTTTTTCTTTGTATTGCTTTGTTTATCTTTATCTTCTGCCATGCTTACACCTCGTAATCTCTTTTCTAAATTTTACAACAATGTTATAAAATAGGTTATTATTTTTACTATTTCTTAGAAAAATAGCATGAACTGAAGTAATTATACCAAAAATAGCCGTAGTTATGGATAGTTCACTAATGTTGGTTACGTTTTCTTTCAATAAAATAACCTATACCTAAGAAAATTGTTGGTAGAATCGAAACAAATACTAATACTATTAAAATAACTCGTAAAAGCCAATCAGTATTTTTCCATCTTTTATCATTAGCAGTCGCAAGAGCATAAGCTGAAAACAAGATAATTGTAATTAAATTTATTAAAAACATAATGTTGTGTGTATATTGATACAAGACTAAAACACTGCTACCAGATATCAAACCAGTCCAGCCCGCTAATCGTACCCAAAAAGATATTTTCTTAATCATTTTTAACTCCCTAATAAGGCATTTATATTTGCCGATAAAATTCGATCAACAATCATTATTTGATCACGTGCATATGCTTTTGCTCCAGATTCAAATAACATCAACAACTGTCCATTTTGAACGTAAATTTGCTCTAAATATGGCGGCATAATGACAACTTTTTCCGCATTTCCTTCATCTAAATTATTCAAAGCTGAAATTGGGAAAAAGTACAACTTAGAATCTTTGCTTCCATAGGATTGACTTAAAATAATCCAGTTCTGATAAAATGCAATTCCTTGAATCTGTCGGTCCATCGAAGCACTTCCTGAACCTAAAGCCCAAGATACTTGACCTGTTACTGCTTTGATTTGATCACTAGTAATTGTTCCTTTGAAATTTCCTGAGCGAGCAATAGGATAGCTAGCAATTTGCCCCTGTCCATCAGTATTAAAAAAGCCAACGAATAATTGATTATCGTAATAAGTCACACAAGATGCTCTTTCAATTGTTGGTAAAGAAATTACATTATCATATTTAATCGGTTGTTTTTTCTTATTATAACTATACTTTTCCAATTTCTTTAACGAAAAAGACATGAGTGCAGATGAATCATCTTGACTACCCGTTACCCAAATATTTTTAGCAACCGGATCATAAGCAACTCCTCCTAAATGAGGTGCTCCCGGAACTTGAATAGTCTTTAAATATTTTCCCGTTTTTTTATCTAAACAATAAATGACCGAGCGATGATTATGAGTTGAATCGTAAGCCGAAATTAATAAATATTTTCCCGCTACAGTTAGGCCTTGCGGAGTCATTGAATCGGCATCAGTAATCTTCTTTTTATTAAAGTCATAGCTTGGCGTTACAACTTGTCCTGGGATTACGACGCTACTTCCAATCTTACTTGCACGTGGCGTTTCATAAGCTGCATTATAAACATCAGGATATTTTTCACTTAATTGTTTTTTAAAATAGGCCAAATTATGATGTCCAGGACTAATACTCGTTCCATCTTTTGCCTTTTCTACATCAGGTCTAGAAGTAAAAGTAGCTTTTGCTTGTTCTCGTTTTTGATATTGCTGGTATCCATAGTAGCCTCCGTATGCTGCTCCAGCAGCAATGCCGAGAATCAAAACCAACTTAAATAGAATCTTTAAAAATTTCTTCATTAGCTTTCCCTACCTAATAAATAATTTTCTCAATTCGATATTATACCTGAATCGTCTTCCAACTACCGAAAATTAAAAATAAGCAGCTATCTTATATTTCTTTCGATTTTGTACTATAATATATAAATTGTAGTAGTGGATTGCTTATAATCCATTGCTATTAGCATTAACATCCAACTTTTTATTTTCATTCTTACTCCTCCAAGTAGATTGAATAATAACAAGATCAGCTTAAAGCTGATTATCTATCTTTGAAAAGACCTATGCACTTCCCAGCATAGGTTTTTTCTTTTGTAATAAAACAAAAGTGTCTGGGAAAAAACTAATTCTCAGACATGAAAAAAGAACGATGATTTCCATTTTGGATTTCATCGTTCTTTTTATGTACTTTAAGTGCCTTCCTTGCTATTATTGAATCACCACAAAACAAAATGAAAGAAGGCAATCTCAATGTATCAAAATTATATCACAGGTCAAACTGCTTTAACACTTAATTTAGACTTCTCTATTCCTAACAATCATTTAGCTACTGTTATCAGCTGGTTTGTCGATTCAATTCCAGAAGATGTTTTATTGGGAGATACTGCCGAAACTGGACGTCCAGCCTATCATCCGGCCATGATGCTTAAAATTCTGCTTTTTGCTTATTCCAGAAGAGTATTTTCAGGCCGAAAGATCGAATTAATGTTGGAAGAAAACCTGCCCATGATGGTATTGGCAGAACATCAAAAGATTTCTTACCATACCATCAATAATTTTAGATCTAGCAAGCATGCCAATCAGCTCATTAAGAAAAGCTTTTTGTACTTTACCAACTTATTAGAACAAGAGGGTTTAATCAATGAAGGGACTATCTTTATTGATGGCACCAAGATTGAAGCGGATGCCAATCGCTATACTTTTGTTTGGCGTAAAGCTGTTGAAAAGTTTCATGAAAAGCTAAAAGATCAAGCAGTCAAGCTTTATGATGAATTGGTTGCCCAAGAAGTGGTTAAAGCAATGGAAAAAGAAAAAGTTCAAACTAGTCAAGGCTTAGCAGAACTAGCCCAAGAAACCGAAACTGAAATTGAAAAACTGACTAAAGAAATTGAGCAAGAACCAAAAGCTATCCCAGGTGGCTCGCCTAGAAAAGCGAGAAGACGTGGACTTAAAAAGTATCTTCATCGCTTGAAAAAAGACTATCTGCCCCGAATGAAAAAATACGAGGAAGCCGAGAAGATTTTTGCTGGACGCAACAGCTACTCCAAGACAGACCATGATGCGACTTTCATGCATATGAAGGAAGACCACATGAAAAACGGCCAGCTTAAGCCAGGCTACAATATCCAAGCGGCTACGACGGATCAGTACGTGGTTGATTTTGCCTTATATCCTAATCCAACTGATTTCAAGACGCTGGAGCCTTTTTTGAAACAGATGACGGTCCTAGATAAGTTTGACAAGATTGTCGCCGACGCTGGCTATGGGAGTGAATATAATTACACACAGCTGGAAGAAAAGTATTCAGACAAAGAGTATTTCATTCCTTACACCATGTATGAAAAGGAACAAACCAGAAAGTACAAAAATGATCCAAGCCGGCTGTCTAACTGGTTCTACAATGAAAAAGATGATTATTATTTAGATCAAAACGGCGTTAGATTCAATTTCAAATATTATAGCCAGCGCAAGGACCACTCTACTGGTCAGGTTCGTGATTTTAAGATATATGAAGCAGATGAATTCCAAATCACACCAGAATTGGAACGCTTAGCTAAAACAAAAAGCGGCCGTCAAAGGCAAGTACGTTATAATCCTAACTGGCAGTATTTAAAAGAAAAGACAAAAGAAGTTCTTCAAAGTCCTGAAGGCAAGCACATCTACAGCATGAGAAAGTATGATGTCGAGCCAGTTTTTGGACATTTGAAGAACGTCTTTGGCATGCGCCGAACTCATCTAAGAGGTAAAAAGAAGGTTGAAACTGATGTAGGAATAGCCTTGATGATGATGAACTTAAGCAAGTATTGGCACAGAAGATGGTCCAAAGACCGATCTGCTTTATGTGCAAATAAAAATAGAAAAAAAAGACGGTCAAGCTACTCAAATTAAGAGTTGGCTTGATCGTCTTTTTGTACCTGAGAATTAGTTTTTTCCCAGACACTTATATTTAATAGAAATTATTTAGCCTTTATTGCTTCCTGTTCTTGCATGTACAAAACAGTATCATACTTTCTAGCAAATGGGAGATAGATAAAGAAACTAATGACTAAAATAATCGCTTGCCAAACAGCAACCTTCCATCCTCCAATTAAGAGGCCAGATATAACAAGTGGCGTTGTCCATGGAACTTGAACACCATTTAGATATGGTAAGATTCCAGCCTTAATTAGTAAGTATGTTGATCCTGCTGATAGAGGTGGCATTAGGAAAAATGGTAAAGCTAAAACTGGGTTTAAAACTAATGGAACACCGAACAATACAGGTTCGTTAATATTGAAAATTCCCGGAATCAATGCCAATTTACCAATTCCTTTCATCTGTTGTGACTTGGCAAAAAATGTCATAAAAACAACTAATCCTAAAGTCATTCCAGCACCCGTTACAGTTGAAAATTGGTCAAATAAACCTTGGATAACAATATGACCGCCGTGAGCAGCATCTACATAACCATATTTTTTAAAAATTTCTGCATTTTGTAAGGCGTTTGCACCCAAGATTGGTCCCACAATTCCACCAACCAAGGTTGATCCATGAACACCAAAGAACCAGAAAAACGGTACTAAGATGGTCATTACTAAAATTCCGCCAAAGGAATCAGACAAACCTTGAAGTGGAGTTTGGATAGTATGGTAGATCCACTCAGTCATTGTGGTACCAGCTAATTTATCGAATCCAGCATAAACAGCTAACCATAAGCAAGTAAGAACGGCAGCCGGAATTAGAGCAACAAATGAACCAGCTACTGCCGGTGGAACTTGATCAGGTAATTTGATGGTAATCTTTTTCTTAATAAGCCATGAATAAATCCAACCTGTAATCATCCCGATGATAATTGCAGCAATCATTCCTTGACCACCAAGCCAAGTACGATCAATAAAGCCAGTTAACAATGTTGGAGCCTTAGCTGCAGAAATAACAGTTTTACTACCCTCCATAACTGGAGTAGTAGGATTCATGATAATCAAAAAACCAACAAAAGCAGTCATTCCTGCTGGTAATGGATCAACATGTTCATTTTTAGCCCAAGTATAAGCAATTCCTACTACAGCAAAAATCGCAACTATTCCAAATGAAGCGCCATATGCTTGATTCCAGAAATGAGTTAATCCTGTTTTATTCATCCAATCTGCAACTGCAGGAACTGGAAATGAAGCTAACAGCAAGAATACTGACCCAACCATAATAAATGGTAACGATAAGAGCATCCCATCTCTTAGGGCCTGAATAGCTTTCGTATTCACAAACTTCATTACTGGGGGCAATATATATTTATTAACAAAATTTTTCATAATTATTCCCTCTAAACCAAATTCATTTTACATTTTTATTCTATGTAAGCGCCTCCCAATTAGCAATATCTTATCCATTCTTAGGCATAAAACAAACAATTAGATTTTTGTTTCTCATATGGAACATAGTGTTCTCATATAGTAAAATTTTTTTAATAGGAGGGAACAATTATGGCATTTTTTGGTTTTAAAGATCTAAGTTCACTTTCAAGTGTCGATATGACGCTTTATCGCTATATAACGGAAAATAGTGAAAAAGTAGTTTATATGCGTGTACGGGATATTGCACAAAATACCCACGTTTCTAACTCATCTGTAATGCGCTTTGTTCACAAGATGGGATTTAATAGTTTTCCTGAATTCAAATCATTTATTAAGAGTAAAACCTTTCATTATAAACAAAATGATAAAGCCTTTGACTTTATTACTAAAGACAATTTTCCCGAAGATATCGATCATACCCTTAAATTAGTTGAAGATACTATTTTTCAATGTGATAATGTAGTTTTTCTAGGAATGGGGTCATCTGCTTTTACTGCTGGCTATACCGCTCGCCAACTTGCTTCTCTTGGCTACAATACTCAGCTAGTAACTGATCCCTTCTATCCTTTAAAACCTCAGCTCAGAAATACAAGTAATACTGCAATTATTTGTTTTTCTGTTTCTGGAGAAACAACTGAACTAATTGAACTTTTAAATAATTTCACTAATGATGAAGATACAACGTTAATTTCAATTACTGGACATATTAATTCAACTATTTCTCGAATGAGCCGCTATTCCTTGACTTACCATGAAAAAGAATATCGGATAAACAGATATTATGATCTTTCTTCACAGATTCCTGCCATGTATATCATCGAGGCTTTAGTACGTAGTTTACGTAACCAAGAAATTTGAGAACACCCTGTTCCAAAAAAGATACTCTATCCTAAAATCTTATTCTGTATCAAAACCCTTTCTTAATGTATCTAAAGTCTGATTACTTTATTTATAATTCGGTTAGAAAATAATTTGAACTATGAATATATTTTAGATATGTGAGGAATTGTTTATGACTAATAATACTTTTAAACCTGATTTTTTATGGGGTGGTGCGGTAGCTGCCCATCAACTTGAAGGCGCATATAGAGAAGATGGTAAGGGATTATCAATTGCAGATTTTTTAACATTAGGAAGTGCTAATAAACCTAGACGTTTAACAGACACAATTGAAGATGAAGAATATTACCCCAATCATCATGGAATTGATTTTTACCATCATTACAAAGAAGATATAAAATTAATGTCCGAGATGGGATTTAAGGCCTTTAGAACTTCAATTGCTTGGTCAAGAATATTTCCTAATGGTGATGAAGCTCAACCTAATGAAACAGGTTTAGCTTTTTATGACAAAGTTTTTAATGAATGTAAAAAATATAATATCGAACCCGTAGTGACTCTTTCCCATTTTGAAATGCCATATCATTTAGTGAAAGAATATGGCGGTTGGTCGAATAGAAAGTTAATTGATTTCTTTGGTCGCTATGCCCACGTCTGTTTTGAACGCTATCACAACAAAGTTAAATATTGGATGACATTCAATGAGATAAATAATCAAGCAAACTATGAAAATGAACTTTCAGTTTATGAAAATTCGGGTATTAAGTATCAAATTGGTGATAATAAAGAACAGAAGATGTATCAAGCTGCTCACTATGAACTAGTAGCTAGTGCCCAAGCTGTACAAATCGGTCATGCAATCGATCCATCCTTTAAAATAGGTGCAATGCTTGCCTTTTGTCCTATTTATCCTAATTCACCTAGGCCAGAAGACGTTTTATTTGCTAATCGAGCAATGGATTCACGTCTTTATTTTGGTGACGTTCAAGTTAATGGTACTTATCCCAACTGGCTCCAGGCTCGTTTTAGAAACAACAACTGGGACTTAGACATTACTAGCAACGATTTAGAAATCTTACAAAAAGGTACAGTCGATTATATTGGCTTTTCTTACTACATGTCTTTCGATGCAAAATATAGCGATCATTTAGACTATCGTGAAAATGAAGATTTAGTAGCTAATCCTTATGTAAAGGCTAATGACTGGGGCTGGCAAATCGATCCAGTTGGTTTACGTTATGCTCTTAACTGGATGACTACTCGTTGGCATAAACCTTTATTTATTGTTGAAAATGGTTTGGGCGCCTATGACAAATTAACTGATGATCATAAAGTGCACGACACTTATCGGATTGCTTACTTAAGAAACCATATTGAAGAAATGAAAAAGGCAGTTGTTGATGATGGAGTTGATCTAATGGGCTATCTACCATGGGGCTGCATTGACTTAGTAAGCGCAAGTACTGGAGAAATGAAAAAACGCTATGGTTTTATTTACGTCGATCAAGATGATTATGGCCATGGCAGTTTAAAACGCTATAAAAAAGATTCTTACTATTGGTATAAAAAAGTTATCGAGAGTAATGGTAGCGATCTAAGTTAGTCTTTATTTATCTTCCTTC
Protein-coding regions in this window:
- a CDS encoding YncE family protein, coding for MKKFLKILFKLVLILGIAAGAAYGGYYGYQQYQKREQAKATFTSRPDVEKAKDGTSISPGHHNLAYFKKQLSEKYPDVYNAAYETPRASKIGSSVVIPGQVVTPSYDFNKKKITDADSMTPQGLTVAGKYLLISAYDSTHNHRSVIYCLDKKTGKYLKTIQVPGAPHLGGVAYDPVAKNIWVTGSQDDSSALMSFSLKKLEKYSYNKKKQPIKYDNVISLPTIERASCVTYYDNQLFVGFFNTDGQGQIASYPIARSGNFKGTITSDQIKAVTGQVSWALGSGSASMDRQIQGIAFYQNWIILSQSYGSKDSKLYFFPISALNNLDEGNAEKVVIMPPYLEQIYVQNGQLLMLFESGAKAYARDQIMIVDRILSANINALLGS
- a CDS encoding teichoic acid D-Ala incorporation-associated protein DltX — protein: MAEDKDKQSNTKKKEIGLFIAKTLFYFAVLVVLVYLYSYSGIGAAKFIYKDF
- a CDS encoding MurR/RpiR family transcriptional regulator — its product is MAFFGFKDLSSLSSVDMTLYRYITENSEKVVYMRVRDIAQNTHVSNSSVMRFVHKMGFNSFPEFKSFIKSKTFHYKQNDKAFDFITKDNFPEDIDHTLKLVEDTIFQCDNVVFLGMGSSAFTAGYTARQLASLGYNTQLVTDPFYPLKPQLRNTSNTAIICFSVSGETTELIELLNNFTNDEDTTLISITGHINSTISRMSRYSLTYHEKEYRINRYYDLSSQIPAMYIIEALVRSLRNQEI
- a CDS encoding 6-phospho-beta-glucosidase; this encodes MTNNTFKPDFLWGGAVAAHQLEGAYREDGKGLSIADFLTLGSANKPRRLTDTIEDEEYYPNHHGIDFYHHYKEDIKLMSEMGFKAFRTSIAWSRIFPNGDEAQPNETGLAFYDKVFNECKKYNIEPVVTLSHFEMPYHLVKEYGGWSNRKLIDFFGRYAHVCFERYHNKVKYWMTFNEINNQANYENELSVYENSGIKYQIGDNKEQKMYQAAHYELVASAQAVQIGHAIDPSFKIGAMLAFCPIYPNSPRPEDVLFANRAMDSRLYFGDVQVNGTYPNWLQARFRNNNWDLDITSNDLEILQKGTVDYIGFSYYMSFDAKYSDHLDYRENEDLVANPYVKANDWGWQIDPVGLRYALNWMTTRWHKPLFIVENGLGAYDKLTDDHKVHDTYRIAYLRNHIEEMKKAVVDDGVDLMGYLPWGCIDLVSASTGEMKKRYGFIYVDQDDYGHGSLKRYKKDSYYWYKKVIESNGSDLS
- a CDS encoding PTS sugar transporter subunit IIC, giving the protein MKNFVNKYILPPVMKFVNTKAIQALRDGMLLSLPFIMVGSVFLLLASFPVPAVADWMNKTGLTHFWNQAYGASFGIVAIFAVVGIAYTWAKNEHVDPLPAGMTAFVGFLIIMNPTTPVMEGSKTVISAAKAPTLLTGFIDRTWLGGQGMIAAIIIGMITGWIYSWLIKKKITIKLPDQVPPAVAGSFVALIPAAVLTCLWLAVYAGFDKLAGTTMTEWIYHTIQTPLQGLSDSFGGILVMTILVPFFWFFGVHGSTLVGGIVGPILGANALQNAEIFKKYGYVDAAHGGHIVIQGLFDQFSTVTGAGMTLGLVVFMTFFAKSQQMKGIGKLALIPGIFNINEPVLFGVPLVLNPVLALPFFLMPPLSAGSTYLLIKAGILPYLNGVQVPWTTPLVISGLLIGGWKVAVWQAIILVISFFIYLPFARKYDTVLYMQEQEAIKAK